A genomic region of Paenibacillus sp. PL2-23 contains the following coding sequences:
- a CDS encoding polysaccharide biosynthesis protein, which produces MFKDSTLLITGGTGSWGQELTRKLLPFQPKEIRIFSRNEFAQVHMQRTFDHPALRFIIGDVRDQEAVMEACRGVDYVFHLAALKHVPVCELQPDEALKTNVIGTENVIRASIRHEVQKVIDVSTDKAVDPINFYGMTKAFAERLMIRANALSDKTRFVCVRGGNVLGTQGSVVPYFKALLGQKKDIPLTSHEMTRFFLTISEAIDLLLKASVDSVGGEIFVMKMKACQIDHLAEVLMERFSDGSSRLMETGIRPGEKLHEVLVSSYEAGRTYQFGQQYYVILPEDPTELHIQKYAALAKAGFPHYHSNLSILSKDEIAAMLRDGGFYD; this is translated from the coding sequence ATGTTTAAAGATTCAACCCTATTAATAACCGGGGGCACCGGCTCATGGGGACAGGAGCTGACGCGCAAGCTTCTGCCCTTCCAGCCGAAGGAGATCCGCATCTTCTCCCGCAACGAATTTGCGCAGGTCCACATGCAGCGCACGTTCGATCATCCGGCCTTGCGCTTTATCATTGGAGACGTCCGAGATCAAGAGGCCGTCATGGAAGCTTGCCGCGGCGTCGACTATGTATTCCATCTGGCCGCGCTGAAGCATGTTCCTGTCTGCGAGCTGCAGCCCGACGAGGCGCTCAAAACAAATGTGATCGGCACGGAGAATGTCATTCGGGCGAGCATCAGGCATGAAGTCCAGAAGGTCATTGACGTATCGACCGACAAAGCGGTTGATCCTATCAATTTCTACGGCATGACCAAGGCGTTTGCCGAGAGACTGATGATACGAGCGAATGCCTTGAGCGACAAGACTCGTTTTGTTTGCGTTCGGGGCGGCAACGTGCTTGGCACGCAAGGAAGCGTTGTCCCTTATTTTAAGGCCCTCCTGGGGCAGAAGAAGGACATTCCTCTCACCTCGCACGAGATGACTCGATTTTTCCTGACCATATCGGAAGCTATTGATCTGCTCCTGAAAGCCTCGGTTGATTCCGTAGGCGGAGAAATATTCGTTATGAAAATGAAAGCTTGCCAGATCGACCATCTGGCCGAGGTGCTTATGGAGCGCTTCTCGGACGGCAGCTCCCGCCTGATGGAGACGGGCATACGTCCTGGCGAGAAGCTGCACGAGGTGCTGGTGTCCAGCTATGAAGCGGGACGCACCTATCAATTCGGACAACAATATTACGTCATCCTGCCAGAGGACCCCACGGAGCTGCATATTCAAAAGTATGCCGCCCTCGCCAAAGCCGGATTCCCCCATTACCATTCCAACCTATCCATTCTATCCAAGGATGAAATCGCAGCAATGCTTCGCGATGGCGGCTTTTACGATTAA
- a CDS encoding glycosyltransferase — MIPTYNCPFIGSAIESALAQSYGHKEVIVVNDGSTEHTELIQPYLDRIRYMEKSNGGTGSALNAGIREARGQYFTWLSSDDLYAADKLEKQLAYMGSVQADACYSAFDIINEHNQITGTFRAGFGDRRAFYEAMRAGNVINGCTVMLKREVFDHVGLFDESLKCTQDYDLWCRILQHYHFHYLDEPLVQYRVHSGMSTKKLSDTLAKERSYVQQRYSELFQRLLSR; from the coding sequence GTGATTCCTACGTATAATTGTCCCTTTATCGGATCCGCGATCGAAAGCGCACTTGCACAGAGCTATGGGCACAAAGAGGTCATTGTCGTTAACGACGGCTCCACCGAGCATACAGAGCTTATACAGCCTTATTTGGATAGAATCCGATATATGGAGAAATCGAACGGCGGAACCGGCAGTGCCCTAAATGCCGGCATTCGCGAGGCTCGCGGACAATATTTCACATGGCTTAGCTCCGACGACTTATATGCTGCAGATAAGCTGGAGAAGCAGCTGGCATATATGGGCTCCGTTCAAGCTGACGCCTGTTATTCCGCTTTCGATATCATCAATGAACACAATCAGATAACCGGCACGTTCAGAGCAGGCTTCGGGGATCGGAGGGCCTTTTATGAGGCCATGCGCGCCGGCAATGTCATCAACGGATGCACGGTTATGCTGAAGCGCGAGGTGTTCGATCATGTTGGCTTGTTCGACGAAAGCTTAAAATGCACGCAGGATTACGATCTCTGGTGCCGCATTTTGCAGCATTATCACTTCCATTACCTGGATGAACCTCTCGTGCAATATCGGGTTCACAGCGGGATGAGCACCAAGAAGCTTAGCGACACATTGGCCAAGGAACGCTCCTATGTGCAGCAGCGATACAGTGAGCTGTTCCAGAGACTGCTTTCGCGTTGA
- the pdaA gene encoding delta-lactam-biosynthetic de-N-acetylase — protein sequence MFSGVASAEPGAFHFGFKKSVNGQLPSIDQEGFKPVVEKHGALFLGDTSRKELFLTFDNGYENGLTGKILDVLKEKKVPAAFFVTGHYIKDQPELLKRMAAEGHIIGNHSWSHPDMTSLSEESIKLELEKVKEQVRLVAGQQEMEYLRPPRGIFNDKVLATSKAAGYTSVFWSIAYKDWDVRAQKGASFAFQQVTKQLHPGAILLLHAVSQDNADALGSIIDEARRQGYEFQSLDALHSTQQDELLPDELKP from the coding sequence ATGTTCTCAGGCGTCGCTTCAGCGGAGCCGGGGGCGTTTCATTTTGGATTCAAAAAAAGTGTCAACGGGCAGCTGCCATCCATTGATCAGGAAGGCTTTAAGCCTGTCGTGGAGAAGCATGGCGCGTTATTTCTGGGCGATACGTCGCGCAAGGAGCTATTTTTAACCTTCGATAATGGCTATGAAAACGGGCTGACTGGCAAGATATTGGATGTGCTGAAGGAGAAGAAGGTGCCGGCTGCGTTTTTTGTAACGGGTCATTACATTAAGGATCAGCCGGAGCTGCTTAAGAGAATGGCTGCGGAAGGGCATATCATCGGCAATCATTCTTGGAGCCATCCCGATATGACGAGTTTATCGGAGGAGTCGATCAAGCTAGAGCTGGAGAAGGTGAAGGAGCAGGTTCGCCTCGTTGCTGGTCAGCAGGAGATGGAGTATTTGCGTCCGCCTCGCGGCATATTTAATGATAAGGTGCTGGCTACTAGCAAAGCTGCAGGATATACAAGCGTATTCTGGTCGATTGCCTACAAGGACTGGGATGTCAGAGCCCAGAAGGGAGCGTCTTTCGCGTTCCAGCAGGTGACGAAGCAGCTGCATCCAGGAGCTATTCTGCTGCTGCATGCGGTGTCGCAGGACAATGCGGATGCTCTGGGCAGCATCATTGATGAAGCAAGGCGGCAAGGCTATGAATTCCAAAGCCTGGATGCCCTCCATTCTACGCAGCAGGACGAGCTATTGCCTGATGAGCTGAAGCCGTAA
- a CDS encoding glycosyltransferase: MELQRSKPIHVCMLALQHPFTDARIFKREAISLVKLGYKVTLVVPRNRQGYMYDIDGTPFTDRFLEPEFVHESVHVVSYSPRMPFQAHMELAIRDGRSLYFEDPLFKAGLAQEADIYHAHEYHSLYSGIGIKRALKEKGKSVKLIYDSHEITEGDKVPLMIDMLREADRVITVSDAMSSWYSNTVPSMPLEVIYNSPPLAAAYTPPPKKKDTFIACYEGYMHKDKGSSAKLFGITENCASTFDFRFKILGGTAGKTLELPPSVQNRIELCGWIDYRQIPEYMADVDIGWIDYDIQASDTPLNYSIALPNKFFSYLNNGVPVVVNNCPEMARIIREYKCGIVIEHASPTAEQYAECFRKLQDDRKKLRKLSKNARAMMEELFSWEHMEKRLSRLYAELVASMGGV; the protein is encoded by the coding sequence TTGGAGCTGCAGCGTTCGAAGCCCATCCATGTCTGTATGCTTGCTCTTCAGCATCCCTTCACGGATGCGCGCATATTCAAGAGAGAAGCAATCAGTCTGGTGAAGCTGGGCTACAAGGTTACACTGGTTGTCCCTCGCAATCGCCAAGGCTATATGTACGACATCGATGGCACGCCATTTACGGATCGTTTTCTTGAGCCGGAGTTTGTTCATGAATCGGTTCATGTCGTCTCCTATTCCCCCCGTATGCCATTCCAAGCTCATATGGAATTGGCCATTCGCGATGGCCGAAGCCTCTATTTCGAGGATCCGTTGTTTAAGGCTGGCTTGGCTCAGGAAGCCGATATTTATCACGCGCATGAATATCATTCCTTATATTCGGGTATCGGAATCAAGCGGGCGCTCAAGGAGAAGGGAAAGTCGGTCAAACTCATATATGACAGCCATGAAATAACGGAGGGCGACAAGGTTCCGCTCATGATCGATATGCTACGGGAAGCGGACCGGGTCATTACCGTATCGGACGCCATGTCGTCGTGGTACAGCAATACCGTACCCTCCATGCCGCTTGAGGTGATCTACAACTCGCCGCCGCTTGCTGCCGCTTATACGCCGCCTCCGAAGAAAAAGGATACGTTTATCGCCTGTTACGAAGGGTATATGCACAAGGACAAAGGCAGCAGCGCCAAGCTGTTCGGGATTACCGAAAACTGCGCCAGCACCTTTGATTTTCGCTTCAAAATATTAGGCGGCACAGCCGGCAAAACGCTGGAGCTGCCGCCCTCGGTCCAGAATCGCATAGAGCTGTGCGGATGGATCGATTACCGCCAGATACCGGAGTATATGGCGGATGTTGATATCGGCTGGATTGATTACGATATTCAAGCGTCTGATACGCCTCTTAATTACAGCATCGCGTTGCCCAATAAGTTTTTCAGCTACTTGAACAATGGGGTGCCGGTAGTCGTCAACAATTGCCCGGAAATGGCCAGAATCATTCGCGAATACAAATGCGGCATAGTGATTGAGCATGCTAGTCCGACTGCTGAGCAATATGCAGAGTGCTTCCGGAAATTGCAGGACGATCGGAAGAAGCTTCGGAAATTAAGCAAAAACGCCAGAGCCATGATGGAAGAGCTGTTCAGCTGGGAGCATATGGAGAAGCGGCTGTCCCGCTTGTATGCTGAACTCGTCGCCAGTATGGGAGGTGTATGA
- the glsA gene encoding glutaminase A: MDSTPINENDQWSQKLPEWLAASKALCSEGTVASYIPELSKAPQSALGIHIMDQKGGGITAGDCGLSFTMQSISKVFTLLLALMDNGEKIVFDKVGMEPTGDNFNSMLKLELVQPGIPFNPLINAGAIVISSLIGGNGPEEKAERTLQFFRKLAHNDKLQVDLDVYRSEAESADLNRSMAYFLRDNGVLTGKVNDVLDVYFRHCSIQVRCEDLARMALVLAFDGRDPITGIRHIPRRYVQIAKTFMVTCGMYNASGEFAIDVGLPAKSGVAGGILTLVPGRYGIGVYGPALNPKGNSIAGVHLLETLSKELDWSLF; the protein is encoded by the coding sequence ATGGATAGCACCCCTATTAATGAGAACGACCAATGGAGCCAAAAACTGCCCGAATGGCTGGCAGCAAGCAAGGCGCTCTGCTCGGAAGGAACTGTTGCCTCGTATATCCCCGAGCTGTCCAAGGCGCCCCAGAGCGCGCTGGGCATACATATTATGGACCAGAAGGGCGGCGGCATCACGGCTGGAGATTGCGGACTTTCCTTTACGATGCAGAGCATATCCAAGGTGTTTACATTACTGCTTGCGTTAATGGATAACGGCGAGAAGATTGTATTCGACAAGGTTGGCATGGAGCCGACCGGGGATAATTTCAATTCGATGCTCAAGCTTGAGCTTGTTCAGCCAGGTATTCCGTTTAATCCGCTCATTAACGCGGGCGCGATTGTCATCTCTTCGCTGATCGGGGGGAACGGTCCCGAGGAAAAGGCTGAGCGGACGCTGCAATTTTTCCGCAAGCTTGCGCACAACGATAAGCTCCAGGTTGATCTCGACGTATACCGTTCAGAAGCAGAAAGCGCCGACCTGAACCGGTCAATGGCTTATTTCCTCAGGGATAACGGTGTGCTGACCGGCAAGGTTAACGACGTGCTCGATGTGTATTTCCGCCACTGCTCCATTCAAGTCCGGTGTGAAGACCTCGCCCGAATGGCGCTTGTGCTCGCCTTCGACGGAAGGGATCCCATTACGGGAATTCGTCACATTCCGCGCCGGTATGTCCAGATCGCCAAAACGTTTATGGTAACCTGCGGCATGTACAACGCGTCCGGCGAATTCGCCATTGATGTTGGACTGCCCGCCAAAAGCGGAGTTGCCGGCGGCATCCTCACTCTGGTTCCGGGTCGTTATGGCATTGGTGTGT